The following are encoded in a window of Caldicellulosiruptor danielii genomic DNA:
- a CDS encoding ParM/StbA family protein, which yields MKCAVDIGFGFTKAVSEQEKEVVFPSAVAKTVLTDLGFGTFKDYYINYNNQTYAVGKAALDSIAPETNFTPERFTSNFARILVLTSFLATGITEGEVELGLGLPLMFYKLLRDKVKDYFEYSEDTIVDKDNVAHNYHIVRCEVFPQGVGAFFTLDQQLNGRYCLVDVGFRTTDVVTVEIEGENIEPVLDLCFTVDKGMSLAIEKLSLLFERKFNISYDSKFLMDIHERSTIPVRGRNINIEEMKSDVYHAVANDIVQSVLKKLHSELNSLGGIFVAGGGAFYAASILQRTFENVQVLDNAQFANARGFLRLLDA from the coding sequence ATGAAATGCGCTGTTGATATAGGCTTTGGTTTTACAAAAGCTGTTTCTGAACAGGAGAAAGAAGTTGTTTTCCCATCCGCAGTGGCAAAGACAGTCCTCACCGACTTGGGCTTTGGCACATTCAAAGATTACTATATCAACTACAACAATCAAACATATGCCGTTGGGAAGGCAGCACTGGATTCTATTGCACCAGAAACTAATTTCACACCAGAAAGATTTACTTCTAACTTTGCAAGAATACTTGTGCTCACATCATTTCTGGCTACAGGAATCACTGAAGGGGAAGTCGAACTGGGGTTAGGACTTCCGCTTATGTTTTACAAATTGCTCCGTGACAAGGTCAAGGACTACTTTGAATACTCAGAAGATACAATTGTAGACAAAGACAATGTTGCTCATAACTATCACATTGTCAGGTGTGAGGTTTTTCCTCAAGGCGTTGGAGCATTCTTCACCCTTGACCAGCAGCTCAACGGTAGATACTGCTTGGTCGATGTTGGGTTCAGAACAACCGATGTTGTGACTGTCGAAATTGAGGGAGAGAATATTGAACCTGTACTTGACCTGTGCTTCACAGTCGATAAGGGAATGTCACTTGCAATTGAAAAACTAAGCCTGCTTTTTGAAAGAAAATTTAATATTAGCTATGACTCCAAATTTCTTATGGACATTCACGAACGTTCAACCATACCCGTTCGTGGCAGAAATATAAACATCGAAGAGATGAAAAGCGATGTGTACCACGCAGTTGCTAATGACATAGTACAGTCAGTGCTCAAAAAACTTCACAGCGAACTTAACTCACTCGGCGGTATTTTTGTTGCTGGCGGCGGTGCTTTCTATGCTGCATCTATACTGCAAAGAACCTTCGAAAATGTACAGGTACTTGACAATGCTCAATTTGCAAACGCAAGGGGATTTTTAAGGTTATTGGATGCTTAA
- a CDS encoding pilin — translation MGANAKNRFKVLTGTLSGLVFLFLSHLAFAGTDETGGLPQSQLPAVSGRQLVSNISNIFMIVGIAFAVITVMIIGIRFAIVKNSEEAAKTYDWLKYVIIGSIILTILTTVIGLVVGFEDKFYKAFELPRTSTPPGAGPEATAEDNGEDNFIVHAIVAILNGITNLFVWVGKVIGFKPISELLFSSGSVFTEDQYKFMLSFYWLVTLVATAFIAVMIGKTAIQLIASGYSARKRADLMEEIYTWFEVILLIAAYPLIFAYLCKFFDLLTGWLYRYVQAEYTYMGNNNFATSSDVDTFISQVNTQNLLNTAIVKVMYAYMFFKLNMIFLVRKIVLGVFFLFAPIAAALWGVKKDSNVMNVWIGEIITNASMGFFYAFALLAILHLINGAGFSGWFFSLLAMWMLPQLGGTLRNMLQNWFQRMSGINEENAVNPFFTGVFPMIKGSTTSLAHAFSGAKAKTETTGTTAGTTGGSEVSTATTKTGTPTGGSFGGAVGSGLATATASTSAGTSKASGFSEEIAKARNEYAGTDLTRKAFLQSFGAFAGSSVLYKAGNALHHIANATHMDNPMFAAFASVAGSALKIAGSSTKIGQAMDYATLHRMATDPNYGKLMQKIAPVSNFLTQNEKGHLLTEAIKTGKVDKVVQFLNEKGSPVPVDFADTVQSLHEAFKKEREVTEKQLGISKLGASLRMGKGAESFETYFYKKHPYRNAAEAFIFKV, via the coding sequence ATGGGTGCAAATGCAAAAAACAGGTTCAAAGTCCTGACAGGTACTCTGTCAGGACTCGTTTTTTTATTTCTATCTCATTTGGCTTTTGCGGGTACTGATGAGACAGGAGGGTTACCACAATCGCAACTGCCAGCAGTATCTGGCAGGCAACTTGTTTCTAATATTTCGAACATCTTTATGATAGTCGGCATAGCCTTTGCAGTCATTACTGTTATGATAATCGGTATCAGATTTGCAATTGTAAAAAACTCAGAGGAAGCTGCAAAAACCTATGACTGGCTCAAGTATGTCATCATTGGTTCAATAATACTCACGATACTAACAACAGTTATAGGGCTTGTTGTAGGCTTTGAAGATAAGTTCTATAAAGCTTTTGAACTACCCAGAACAAGTACACCACCAGGAGCTGGTCCAGAAGCAACCGCTGAAGACAACGGTGAAGACAACTTTATCGTTCATGCTATTGTTGCAATTCTAAACGGTATAACAAATTTGTTTGTATGGGTCGGTAAGGTCATCGGATTCAAACCAATAAGTGAATTGCTTTTTAGTTCTGGATCAGTTTTTACAGAGGACCAGTACAAGTTTATGTTAAGTTTCTACTGGCTGGTTACACTTGTTGCAACAGCGTTTATAGCAGTAATGATTGGTAAAACCGCAATACAGTTAATTGCATCAGGTTACAGTGCAAGAAAACGTGCTGACCTGATGGAAGAGATTTATACATGGTTTGAGGTTATTCTTCTTATTGCTGCATATCCATTAATATTTGCGTATCTTTGCAAATTCTTTGACCTGCTTACTGGCTGGCTATACAGATATGTACAGGCTGAATATACCTACATGGGAAACAACAATTTTGCAACAAGTTCAGACGTAGACACGTTTATATCACAGGTAAATACTCAGAACCTGCTCAATACGGCAATTGTCAAGGTTATGTATGCTTATATGTTTTTCAAATTGAACATGATATTCCTTGTCAGGAAGATTGTTCTCGGAGTTTTCTTCTTATTCGCTCCAATAGCAGCAGCACTCTGGGGTGTCAAGAAAGACTCCAACGTCATGAATGTATGGATAGGTGAAATAATCACCAATGCTTCCATGGGTTTCTTCTATGCATTTGCACTTTTAGCAATATTGCACCTTATAAACGGAGCTGGGTTTAGTGGTTGGTTCTTCTCACTTTTGGCAATGTGGATGCTTCCACAACTTGGCGGAACACTAAGAAACATGCTGCAGAACTGGTTCCAGAGAATGAGCGGGATAAACGAAGAAAATGCTGTCAATCCGTTTTTCACCGGTGTTTTCCCAATGATAAAAGGTTCAACAACATCGCTTGCACATGCATTCTCTGGTGCTAAAGCAAAAACCGAAACTACAGGTACAACTGCAGGTACAACTGGTGGTAGTGAAGTTAGCACTGCTACAACAAAAACAGGTACACCTACTGGCGGCAGTTTTGGTGGTGCTGTAGGAAGTGGACTTGCAACTGCAACCGCCTCAACTTCAGCTGGAACTTCTAAAGCATCAGGTTTTTCAGAAGAGATTGCAAAAGCAAGAAACGAATATGCCGGTACAGATTTGACACGCAAAGCGTTTCTACAGAGCTTTGGAGCGTTTGCAGGCAGTAGTGTATTGTATAAGGCAGGTAATGCTTTGCATCATATTGCAAATGCTACTCATATGGACAACCCAATGTTTGCTGCATTTGCTTCGGTTGCAGGTTCAGCTTTGAAAATAGCAGGCAGTAGCACAAAGATAGGGCAGGCAATGGACTATGCGACACTGCATAGGATGGCAACTGACCCGAATTATGGGAAACTTATGCAAAAAATCGCACCTGTTTCTAACTTCCTGACACAGAATGAAAAAGGGCACTTGCTAACAGAAGCAATTAAAACAGGCAAGGTCGATAAGGTTGTCCAATTCCTTAATGAAAAAGGTAGTCCTGTACCAGTAGATTTTGCTGATACAGTCCAGAGTCTGCATGAGGCATTTAAAAAAGAAAGAGAAGTTACAGAAAAACAACTTGGTATTAGTAAGTTGGGTGCGTCTTTGCGAATGGGTAAGGGTGCAGAAAGTTTTGAAACGTACTTCTACAAAAAACACCCATACAGAAATGCAGCAGAAGCCTTTATATTCAAAGTCTAA
- a CDS encoding VirB4 family type IV secretion system protein, giving the protein MKLFKKSTMKTQQNNKLDSAFKRNDEPEPNTLTKNATGLLDLILPDCIEEGKDYIYLGPERYARTYVISVYPSDIYMSFFQSFFNLGQISMSIYLEPADTGDVIKKLTKMIVKLKAHIRLENERTEPDYEKIQQAEDFEMLRASLQRNLEKILYAQVFITIYADSLEKLKEKCEEFRSRCEAYNMRPKALTFEQLKGYMTTLPLGRQLYINDTKTMTTGAAACCVPTGNTEVYYEGGVFLGYNLTTGSPVFYNQFADSLPGPHIAIFGTIGSGKSTTMKIILARSAAFGFWAAVLDPEGEYKKLINMLGGKYIEVKAGGKAGINPFDLEVEEDEGKRFLNIEGKISEIRFLLGIISESFVGKRLDGIQLAIIERVVRKLYSDYGITTDPASLYTDMDVDESGQIYIGKIKKRLPTLSDLKRELANHEETKQLSDVLEIFTGEGTLSLFDCQSSVDIQEKDRIIGFNLKEFDKDEFLKFFASVVIMNWIWNKFSHERMKKRKKMVMFDEAWMFTKYESSNDYLESLSRRGRKYRISLMVASQTILEFLRTDAGRTMLNMCHTKFLLKQEPDLASETAEYFKLSDAARNFLITANKGQAILVNPLEKVALQITPFSFEWDYVTTTNF; this is encoded by the coding sequence ATGAAGTTATTCAAGAAGTCAACAATGAAAACCCAGCAAAATAATAAACTGGATTCGGCTTTTAAAAGAAATGATGAACCTGAACCTAATACCCTCACAAAAAATGCGACTGGACTTTTAGACCTGATACTTCCCGACTGTATAGAAGAAGGCAAAGATTACATCTATCTTGGTCCAGAAAGGTACGCAAGGACCTATGTAATTTCAGTGTATCCCAGCGACATCTATATGTCCTTCTTTCAATCATTTTTCAATCTCGGACAAATTTCAATGTCAATCTATTTAGAACCAGCAGATACAGGTGATGTTATCAAAAAACTGACGAAAATGATTGTCAAACTCAAAGCACATATAAGGCTTGAAAATGAAAGAACAGAGCCCGACTATGAGAAAATTCAACAGGCAGAAGACTTTGAAATGTTAAGAGCATCCTTGCAGCGAAACCTGGAAAAAATCCTTTATGCGCAGGTTTTCATAACAATCTATGCTGACAGTCTAGAAAAACTCAAAGAGAAGTGTGAGGAATTCAGGAGCAGATGTGAAGCATACAATATGCGACCGAAAGCTCTTACATTCGAACAATTAAAAGGCTATATGACAACTCTACCACTTGGCAGACAGTTGTATATTAACGACACAAAGACAATGACAACCGGAGCTGCTGCATGTTGTGTACCTACAGGCAACACTGAAGTATATTATGAGGGTGGAGTATTTCTGGGTTACAACCTAACAACAGGGTCTCCAGTGTTTTATAACCAATTTGCAGACAGTTTGCCCGGTCCACACATTGCTATCTTTGGCACAATAGGAAGCGGTAAATCAACCACAATGAAAATCATACTGGCAAGAAGTGCAGCGTTCGGATTCTGGGCAGCTGTCCTTGACCCGGAAGGCGAATATAAAAAACTTATAAACATGCTCGGCGGAAAATACATCGAAGTTAAAGCAGGTGGTAAGGCAGGAATAAACCCGTTTGATTTAGAGGTTGAAGAAGATGAAGGAAAGAGATTCCTAAACATCGAAGGGAAAATCTCTGAAATCAGGTTTTTACTTGGTATAATTTCAGAGAGTTTCGTGGGGAAAAGACTTGACGGTATACAGCTTGCAATCATAGAACGTGTTGTGAGGAAGTTATACAGCGACTACGGTATTACAACAGACCCAGCATCGCTCTACACAGACATGGACGTCGATGAGTCAGGTCAAATCTATATTGGGAAAATCAAAAAACGACTCCCAACACTGAGCGACCTGAAAAGAGAACTCGCAAACCATGAAGAAACAAAACAACTCTCTGATGTACTTGAAATTTTCACAGGCGAAGGAACTTTGAGCCTGTTCGACTGCCAGAGCAGTGTTGACATACAAGAAAAGGATAGAATTATTGGATTCAATCTAAAGGAGTTTGACAAGGATGAATTCTTGAAATTCTTTGCTTCGGTTGTTATCATGAACTGGATTTGGAACAAGTTTTCACATGAGAGAATGAAAAAGAGAAAGAAAATGGTTATGTTTGATGAGGCATGGATGTTCACGAAGTACGAAAGTTCCAATGATTACTTAGAATCACTTTCACGACGTGGAAGAAAGTACAGAATATCGCTTATGGTCGCTTCACAAACAATCTTGGAGTTTTTAAGGACAGACGCGGGAAGAACAATGCTCAATATGTGCCACACCAAGTTTTTGCTCAAGCAAGAGCCGGACCTCGCAAGCGAAACAGCAGAATACTTCAAACTGTCGGACGCCGCAAGAAATTTCCTTATTACAGCCAACAAGGGTCAGGCAATTCTAGTAAACCCACTTGAAAAAGTTGCACTGCAAATTACACCGTTCAGCTTTGAATGGGACTATGTTACAACAACCAATTTCTAA
- a CDS encoding PrgI family mobile element protein: MQRYRIPYEFKFEDKIVGGFLTWRQTLILVVPSLAMFSMLSNFHVPFAIALIVELLTIAVCSIFAFVKVNGDDFITFLKKYYDFMTRKRIILNREEE, translated from the coding sequence TTGCAAAGGTACAGGATACCTTACGAATTCAAGTTTGAAGACAAGATAGTAGGTGGTTTTTTAACATGGCGACAAACGCTTATACTTGTTGTTCCTAGTCTTGCAATGTTTTCTATGCTTTCAAACTTTCATGTACCGTTTGCTATTGCTCTTATAGTTGAACTACTAACTATTGCTGTGTGTAGCATATTTGCCTTTGTCAAAGTTAACGGCGATGACTTTATTACTTTCCTGAAGAAGTACTATGATTTCATGACGAGAAAAAGAATAATTCTTAACAGAGAGGAGGAGTAA
- a CDS encoding TrbC/VirB2 family protein, which produces MKKKTLTALTTSIIIALYNLAVYATNFTGIVENKDTKAVVTDLITKIKTPIQIIAVGLAVILVMLRGVILAAINDEKRQAEVAKALGRTIIGLILVFFAASIVGFVVNAIGQ; this is translated from the coding sequence ATGAAAAAGAAAACTTTAACAGCGTTAACCACTTCGATTATAATTGCGCTTTATAATCTTGCTGTGTATGCTACAAACTTTACGGGAATAGTTGAAAACAAAGATACAAAAGCAGTTGTTACAGATTTAATCACAAAAATAAAAACACCGATTCAAATCATTGCAGTAGGTCTCGCTGTAATACTTGTTATGCTGAGAGGAGTAATTCTTGCAGCTATCAACGATGAAAAGAGACAAGCAGAGGTTGCCAAAGCACTTGGTAGAACTATTATAGGTCTAATACTCGTATTTTTTGCTGCATCCATAGTTGGTTTTGTTGTCAATGCAATAGGACAATAA
- a CDS encoding helix-turn-helix domain-containing protein yields MPKRVTKIGRSIGQKVKQLREAKGWSINQLGLYAGVTPSTIARMEKGESEPPISTLLRIAKALNVSLEELLSESEQIKLGDEELVSKEYDIYEIIEKTDNLMFKGTPVNTPEIRQAIIEAITFALKLKEKENNSQEKKE; encoded by the coding sequence ATGCCAAAAAGAGTAACAAAAATAGGTAGGAGTATAGGACAAAAGGTAAAACAACTGAGAGAAGCGAAGGGATGGTCGATTAATCAGCTTGGTTTATATGCTGGTGTGACGCCATCCACTATAGCACGTATGGAAAAAGGAGAAAGCGAACCGCCAATCAGCACTTTACTCAGGATTGCAAAAGCCCTTAATGTAAGCTTAGAAGAACTGTTAAGTGAAAGTGAACAAATAAAACTGGGAGATGAAGAGTTGGTTTCAAAGGAATATGACATTTATGAAATCATTGAAAAAACAGACAATTTGATGTTTAAAGGAACACCTGTAAATACTCCTGAGATAAGACAGGCAATAATAGAAGCTATTACTTTTGCACTTAAATTAAAGGAAAAAGAAAACAACTCACAAGAAAAAAAGGAGTGA
- a CDS encoding ImmA/IrrE family metallo-endopeptidase — protein sequence MKRELLNNVFNCIEYIDREYGTRNPYKIAKIENIILSPTKLPACTLGISFVHGDTKFILVNSKLSETGRHFTSLHEIYHLINNHNSSNNTLFLLTNCRVKNTEIEKEADLFAFLCMFDYETDELLKISPDYWEVKLDEFRRKYLII from the coding sequence TTGAAGCGTGAGCTCCTGAACAATGTTTTCAATTGCATTGAGTATATCGACAGAGAATATGGAACACGCAATCCTTACAAGATTGCCAAAATTGAAAATATAATACTTTCCCCAACCAAACTTCCAGCATGTACACTTGGTATATCATTTGTTCACGGTGATACTAAATTCATTCTAGTTAATTCAAAGTTATCGGAAACTGGGAGGCACTTTACATCTTTACATGAGATATACCATTTGATTAACAACCACAACTCAAGTAACAATACACTTTTTTTACTAACCAACTGCAGAGTGAAAAATACGGAAATTGAAAAGGAAGCTGATTTATTTGCATTTTTGTGCATGTTTGATTACGAAACAGATGAACTTTTGAAAATTTCTCCTGACTACTGGGAAGTGAAGCTTGACGAATTCAGAAGAAAGTATCTGATAATTTAA
- a CDS encoding tyrosine-type recombinase/integrase produces MARRGKGEGSIFKRKDGRWCGFITLGYDEKGNQKKKFFYGKTRQEVAEKINQALNELKQGVLIAEGNITLEEWLRTWLWEYKRPQISESTFDDYESIIRNHINPVLGKYKLKDLRPEHLQHLYNEKFKAGLSPRRIKHIHTILHASLEQAIKSGLIVRNVSKATTLPKDTKEKEIRVLTLEEQKKLLEALEGERLKAAFILALTTGMRLGEILGLKWDRVDLENKQITVVRSLRRIKSRDNSEIKTKTVLTLKEVKSEKANRIIPIPDIAYEELLKYREQQEEEKNKAGSAYRDSGFVFTTEVGTPIEPRNFIRTFERIVKKAGLDVNFHALRHTFATRLLEKNVHPKVVQELLGHSDITTTLNTYSHVLDTVKKEAIKEIDCVFTELKKDNPT; encoded by the coding sequence TTGGCAAGACGTGGAAAAGGCGAAGGAAGCATTTTCAAACGAAAAGATGGTAGATGGTGCGGTTTCATAACACTTGGTTATGATGAAAAAGGAAATCAAAAAAAGAAGTTTTTTTATGGAAAGACCAGACAGGAGGTAGCAGAAAAAATAAATCAAGCCTTGAATGAACTTAAGCAAGGTGTTTTAATTGCTGAAGGAAACATTACTTTAGAAGAGTGGCTAAGGACATGGTTGTGGGAGTATAAAAGACCGCAGATAAGTGAATCAACATTCGATGACTATGAGAGTATAATAAGGAACCACATAAACCCTGTTTTAGGCAAGTACAAACTCAAGGACTTAAGACCAGAACATTTACAGCATCTTTACAATGAAAAGTTTAAAGCCGGATTATCCCCAAGAAGGATTAAGCACATTCATACAATTCTGCATGCATCCTTGGAACAGGCGATCAAGAGTGGTTTGATAGTGAGGAATGTTAGTAAAGCAACAACATTGCCGAAGGACACAAAAGAAAAGGAAATAAGAGTACTGACGTTAGAGGAACAGAAAAAGCTACTGGAAGCTCTGGAAGGTGAAAGGTTAAAGGCGGCATTTATTCTTGCTTTGACAACTGGAATGAGACTGGGGGAGATACTGGGTCTTAAATGGGACCGGGTTGATTTGGAAAACAAACAGATTACTGTTGTCAGGTCCCTGCGCAGAATCAAGAGTCGGGACAACAGTGAAATAAAAACGAAAACTGTTTTGACTCTGAAGGAAGTTAAAAGTGAAAAAGCCAATAGAATTATTCCCATCCCTGATATTGCTTATGAAGAACTTTTGAAGTACAGAGAACAGCAGGAAGAAGAAAAGAATAAAGCGGGCAGTGCTTACAGGGACAGTGGTTTTGTTTTTACCACTGAGGTAGGCACACCAATTGAACCAAGAAATTTTATAAGAACTTTTGAGCGGATTGTAAAGAAAGCAGGATTAGATGTGAACTTTCATGCTCTGAGACATACTTTTGCAACAAGACTTTTAGAAAAAAATGTGCATCCGAAAGTTGTTCAGGAATTACTTGGGCATAGTGATATAACGACGACTTTAAACACCTATTCCCATGTATTGGATACAGTTAAGAAGGAAGCCATTAAAGAGATAGACTGTGTTTTTACCGAACTTAAAAAGGACAATCCCACATAG